One segment of Clostridium botulinum DNA contains the following:
- a CDS encoding MFS transporter, with product MDKKEKLWTSHFILALFITIGVNLACNLLLSTISIYTKQITHVDTYAGIMTGAFTLAALFIRLLAGKLLDKVGRRKILILGVAITALSTIAYLAINNIQMIILLRIFQGFGFGISSTAVATIVTDVTPKSRMLEGIGYSGVGITITTAIGPSIALALVGKNYENFRLLFITTTVVAIITILISLKLSYSENTTKIQLNEKNNKDNAEEKINERNMFVPAIILFLAAVAESTILAFTALYGIELGFNNIGLFFTINALGILASRLFINQIVSKFGTNAVLSYGLIIFSASIFGISIVKTMAQLIIFGFLCGIMMGSLLPIINLMILDSVSENKKGMANAIYYALLDGGYGVGSIIWGKIVMNYGYRSIYAYAGVTLMIGVVIFTIHLMKSKKLVLNKI from the coding sequence ATGGATAAAAAAGAAAAACTATGGACAAGTCATTTTATATTGGCATTATTTATTACAATAGGTGTAAACCTAGCTTGTAATTTATTATTATCAACAATATCAATTTATACAAAACAAATTACTCATGTTGATACCTATGCAGGCATCATGACAGGGGCATTTACATTAGCCGCATTATTTATTAGATTGCTTGCAGGAAAACTTTTAGATAAGGTTGGAAGAAGAAAAATATTAATATTAGGTGTGGCTATAACTGCATTGTCAACAATAGCATATTTAGCTATAAATAATATACAAATGATTATACTACTAAGAATATTTCAGGGGTTTGGATTTGGTATATCTTCTACTGCAGTAGCAACAATTGTTACAGATGTTACACCAAAATCAAGAATGCTTGAAGGAATAGGGTATTCTGGAGTCGGAATAACTATAACTACAGCGATAGGACCATCAATTGCATTAGCTTTAGTTGGTAAGAATTATGAAAATTTTAGATTATTATTTATCACAACAACAGTTGTAGCTATTATAACAATTTTGATATCTTTAAAATTATCATATAGTGAAAACACTACAAAAATTCAGTTGAATGAAAAGAATAATAAAGATAATGCTGAAGAAAAAATAAATGAAAGAAATATGTTTGTACCTGCAATTATATTATTTTTAGCAGCAGTTGCAGAAAGCACTATTTTAGCATTTACAGCTTTATATGGAATAGAATTAGGCTTTAATAACATTGGATTATTTTTTACAATAAATGCTTTAGGGATTTTAGCATCAAGATTATTTATAAATCAAATAGTAAGCAAATTCGGAACAAATGCAGTATTATCATATGGATTAATAATTTTTTCAGCATCTATATTTGGAATATCAATAGTTAAAACAATGGCTCAATTAATAATATTTGGATTTCTATGTGGAATTATGATGGGATCGTTATTACCAATAATTAATCTTATGATATTAGATTCGGTAAGTGAAAATAAAAAAGGAATGGCTAATGCTATTTATTATGCACTATTAGATGGTGGATATGGAGTAGGCTCGATAATTTGGGGTAAAATAGTTATGAATTATGGATATAGAAGTATTTATGCATATGCAGGAGTTACCCTAATGATAGGTGTTGTTATATTTACAATTCACTTAATGAAAAGTAAAAAATTAGTATTAAATAAGATATAA
- a CDS encoding dicarboxylate/amino acid:cation symporter, protein MNKRFKINKKNSSNSLAIRMIFSLILGLLVGIVFLFLRESLTSSGRENVWNIINNLLFQDISVPEGQHAIGIFYILGQLFINALQLIIVPMIFASITLSMCHISDTRKLGRISVKTLSGFLTTSIFALIVAGIFAFLAHTTGLFSVNIHEMSSVQANSGSNPLLVLIQAVPNNIFSVFTSNSMVLSIVFLAVVTGLCINKLGNEILVLKKLLQDINNIITVFLNFVINKLGPIAIFVLIARTFAVYGVEHLKPAFAYMLTVAAASILFLFTGYPLFVYIKTKLNPFIFMKKMAKVALLGFSAASSAAALSLNKKTAVEELGVDEDIAAFILPLGMTINMNGTAIMQVIAAVFIASTSGYEIGVSNIFVIALLALISSVGTPSAPGASSIILFSILTGMGYNNPATVVAYSLIIAINRPIDMLITCLNVIGDGATAVVVAKSENLLNEDIFNS, encoded by the coding sequence ATGAACAAACGATTTAAAATTAACAAAAAAAATAGCTCAAACTCCTTAGCTATACGTATGATTTTTTCACTTATTTTAGGATTATTAGTAGGTATAGTATTTTTATTTTTAAGGGAATCATTGACTTCTTCTGGAAGAGAAAACGTTTGGAATATAATAAATAATCTACTTTTCCAAGATATAAGTGTACCTGAAGGACAACATGCTATAGGAATTTTTTACATACTTGGGCAACTGTTTATTAATGCATTGCAATTAATTATTGTTCCTATGATTTTTGCATCAATAACACTATCAATGTGTCACATTAGTGATACAAGAAAACTTGGACGCATATCTGTAAAAACTCTATCTGGGTTTTTAACAACATCTATTTTTGCACTTATAGTTGCTGGAATATTTGCTTTTTTAGCACATACAACGGGACTATTTAGTGTAAATATTCATGAAATGTCTTCTGTTCAAGCAAATAGTGGTTCTAACCCTCTACTTGTTTTAATTCAAGCAGTTCCAAATAATATATTTTCGGTTTTTACAAGCAATTCAATGGTGCTATCAATCGTATTTTTAGCTGTAGTTACTGGACTTTGTATTAATAAACTTGGGAATGAAATATTAGTATTAAAAAAACTGCTTCAAGATATTAATAATATAATAACTGTATTTTTAAACTTTGTTATAAATAAGCTTGGTCCAATAGCTATATTTGTACTTATTGCAAGAACTTTTGCAGTATATGGTGTTGAACATCTGAAGCCTGCTTTTGCATATATGCTAACTGTTGCAGCTGCTTCTATATTGTTTCTATTTACTGGATATCCACTATTCGTATACATAAAAACAAAATTAAATCCATTTATATTTATGAAAAAAATGGCTAAAGTTGCCTTGTTAGGATTTTCAGCTGCCTCCTCTGCTGCAGCATTATCATTAAATAAAAAGACAGCTGTAGAAGAATTAGGAGTTGATGAAGATATTGCAGCCTTCATTTTACCTCTTGGTATGACTATCAATATGAATGGTACTGCTATAATGCAAGTAATTGCTGCTGTATTTATTGCATCTACTTCTGGATATGAGATAGGTGTTTCTAATATATTTGTTATTGCACTACTTGCACTTATATCATCAGTGGGTACACCTTCAGCACCAGGTGCATCATCTATAATACTATTTTCTATTTTGACAGGAATGGGTTATAACAACCCCGCTACTGTAGTTGCTTATTCACTTATCATTGCAATTAATAGACCAATTGATATGTTAATTACATGCCTTAATGTTATAGGTGATGGTGCAACAGCAGTGGTAGTTGCAAAATCAGAAAACTTATTGAATGAAGACATATTTAATTCTTAA
- a CDS encoding LysR family transcriptional regulator, whose translation MNLNQLYYFKTIAKLQHFRLAAQELNISQPSLSYAMANLEEELETCLFEKHGRNIILTKYGKIFLEYVEKSLSILELGEEKVRKLSNNETGNIDISYVFPLAPSYIPKTVRHFLDIQENKDITFTFKEGITSEIIQGLKTSKYDVGFCSFSENEPAIIFEPILKQELIVIAPLNHPLSKFDSIDLLEIEPYPLIVYEKETGLGKLTLEMFRTISLSPNIIFEGGNEHAIAGLVSENFGVAVVAKTPDLDNINVKQIQIKNLEFNRYIYLAYVKDRYLNPAVKKFINHVKDSKLTL comes from the coding sequence ATGAATTTAAATCAACTTTATTATTTTAAAACTATAGCTAAACTCCAACACTTTAGACTTGCAGCACAAGAGTTAAATATATCTCAACCTAGCCTTAGCTACGCCATGGCAAATCTTGAAGAAGAACTTGAAACATGTTTATTTGAAAAGCACGGTAGAAATATAATTCTTACTAAATACGGTAAAATTTTCTTAGAATATGTTGAGAAATCATTAAGCATATTAGAATTAGGTGAAGAAAAAGTTAGAAAGTTAAGTAATAACGAAACTGGAAATATTGATATTTCTTATGTTTTCCCTTTAGCCCCTTCTTATATACCTAAAACAGTTAGACACTTCTTAGATATACAAGAAAATAAAGATATAACTTTCACTTTTAAAGAAGGTATAACCTCTGAAATAATTCAAGGGTTAAAAACATCAAAATACGATGTTGGCTTTTGTTCTTTTTCAGAAAATGAACCTGCCATCATCTTTGAACCAATATTAAAACAAGAACTTATAGTAATTGCACCACTTAATCATCCTTTGAGTAAATTTGATTCTATAGATTTGTTAGAAATAGAGCCTTATCCTTTAATTGTTTATGAGAAAGAAACTGGTCTTGGAAAATTAACATTAGAAATGTTTAGAACTATAAGTCTGTCTCCTAACATTATTTTTGAAGGAGGAAATGAACATGCAATTGCTGGATTAGTATCAGAAAATTTTGGTGTTGCTGTTGTTGCTAAAACTCCTGATTTAGATAATATTAATGTTAAGCAAATACAAATAAAAAATTTAGAATTTAATAGATATATATACTTAGCTTACGTTAAAGATAGATATTTAAATCCTGCTGTAAAAAAATTTATTAATCATGTAAAAGACTCTAAATTAACACTATAA
- the aroD gene encoding type I 3-dehydroquinate dehydratase, whose product MKKTVEVRNLKLGEGIPKICVPLVGKTNEEILTEAENLKTLKLDLVEWRVDHYKDVEDIEKVKEILSKLRETVKDLPILFTFRSAKEGGEKEVSTEYYAKLNKNIAETGMVDLIDVELFTGDDVVIDIVDYAHEKNIKVVMSNHDFDKTPNKEEIIKRLCRMQELNADLPKIAVMPQSTTDVLTLLCATDDMVTKYATRPIITMSMAGLGVISRIAGETFGSALTFGAAKVASAPGQVEVSELHKILKLMHESK is encoded by the coding sequence GTGAAAAAGACAGTTGAAGTAAGAAATTTAAAATTAGGTGAAGGAATCCCTAAGATTTGTGTACCGTTAGTAGGAAAAACAAATGAAGAAATTTTAACAGAAGCTGAAAATTTAAAAACTCTTAAATTAGATTTAGTAGAGTGGCGTGTAGATCACTACAAAGATGTTGAAGATATAGAAAAAGTTAAAGAAATTTTATCAAAGCTTAGAGAAACAGTTAAAGATTTACCAATATTATTTACTTTTAGAAGTGCTAAAGAAGGCGGAGAAAAAGAAGTGTCTACAGAGTACTATGCTAAGTTAAATAAAAATATTGCAGAAACAGGAATGGTTGATTTAATAGATGTTGAATTATTTACAGGCGATGATGTAGTAATTGATATAGTTGATTATGCTCATGAAAAAAATATAAAAGTAGTAATGTCTAATCATGATTTTGATAAGACACCAAACAAAGAAGAAATAATAAAGCGTCTTTGTAGAATGCAAGAACTAAATGCAGATTTACCTAAAATAGCAGTAATGCCTCAAAGTACTACTGATGTATTAACTTTATTATGTGCAACAGATGATATGGTAACTAAATATGCAACAAGACCAATAATTACAATGTCAATGGCTGGACTTGGAGTTATAAGCCGTATAGCTGGAGAAACTTTTGGATCAGCACTTACATTTGGAGCAGCAAAAGTAGCATCTGCACCAGGACAAGTAGAAGTAAGTGAATTACATAAAATTTTAAAACTTATGCATGAAAGCAAGTAA